CCGGTGTGTTCAACATGATTTATGGCGGTGGTGTTGGCGAGTGGCTGGTCAAGCACCCGGCGATCCAGGCGGTGGGCTTCACCGGTTCGCTCAAGGGCGGCAATGCCCTGAGCCACATGGCCGCGACCCGGCCGCAACCGATCCCGGTGTTTGCCGAGATGTCGAGCATCAACCCGGTGTTCCTATTGCCTGAAGCCCTCAAGGTGCGTGGCGAGCAGATCGCTGCGCAACTCGCCGGTTCGGTGACGCTGGGTTGTGGCCAGTTCTGCACCAATCCGGGTCTGGTCATCGGTTTGCGCTCGCCGCAGTTCAGCACTTTCCTCGAAACGTTGTGCGCCAGCATGAACCAGCAACCGGCGCAAACCATGCTCAATGCCGGCGCACTCGTCAGCTACAGCAAAGGCCTGGGCGAACTGCACGAACATCCGGGACTGACGCACCTGGCGGGCAAACCGCAGCAGGGCAATCAGGCGCAGCCACAGGTGTTCAGGGCGGATGTCAGCCTGTTGCTCAAGGGCGATGAACTGCTTCAGGAGGAGGTGTTCGGGCCGACCACCATCGTCATTGAAGTCGAAGACCAGGCGCAACTCGCGGCCGCGCTGCACGGTTTGCGCGGGCAATTGACGGCGACGCTGATCGGCGAGGCCGAGGAGCTGCTGGAATACCGCTGGCTGGCCGAGTCGCTGCAGGAAAAGGTCGGGCGGATTTTGCTCAATGGCTATCCGACCGGGGTCGAGGTGTGTGAGGCGATGGTGCATGGCGGGCCGTATCCGGCGACGTCGGATTCGCGGGGCACGTCGGTGGGGACGCTGGCGATTGATCGATTCCTGCGGCCGGTGTGCTTCCAGAATTATCCGGATGCGTTGTTGCCCGAGGCGTTGCAAAACGCGAATCCGCTGGGGATTCGGCGGCTGGTGGATGGGGAGGTGAGTCAGTCAGCTTTGTAGTGCCTGAGCAGGCGCCTTCGCGGGCAAGCCCGCGATGGCGTCATCAGCATCACCACAAATCACTTGGCAGCCACCGCCGCAACCTTCTTCACCGAAGTCTTCAACACCAACCACAACGCTGCAGCAATCAAAACTCCGCCATAAATGTGCGCCATCGACAGCGGCTCATCCAGCAACAACGCCCCCCATAACACCCCGAA
This DNA window, taken from Pseudomonas fluorescens NCIMB 11764, encodes the following:
- a CDS encoding aldehyde dehydrogenase (NADP(+)), with translation MTTLTGHNYIGGRRSANGTLQLQSLDATTGEPLPGRFFQATEAEVDAAAKAAAAAYPVYRNLSAEKRATFLDAIADEIDALGDEFVATVCRETALPAGRIQGERGRTSGQMRLFAKVLRRGDFYGARIDRALPDRQPLPRPDLRQYRIAIGPVAVFGASNFPLAFSTAGGDTASALAAGCTVVFKAHSGHMATAEWVADAIIRAAERTEMPAGVFNMIYGGGVGEWLVKHPAIQAVGFTGSLKGGNALSHMAATRPQPIPVFAEMSSINPVFLLPEALKVRGEQIAAQLAGSVTLGCGQFCTNPGLVIGLRSPQFSTFLETLCASMNQQPAQTMLNAGALVSYSKGLGELHEHPGLTHLAGKPQQGNQAQPQVFRADVSLLLKGDELLQEEVFGPTTIVIEVEDQAQLAAALHGLRGQLTATLIGEAEELLEYRWLAESLQEKVGRILLNGYPTGVEVCEAMVHGGPYPATSDSRGTSVGTLAIDRFLRPVCFQNYPDALLPEALQNANPLGIRRLVDGEVSQSAL